One window from the genome of Canis lupus dingo isolate Sandy chromosome 15, ASM325472v2, whole genome shotgun sequence encodes:
- the LOC112642359 gene encoding uncharacterized protein LOC112642359 isoform X2: MLQEGTQAPGPLSGCPWMSYLLSLPRTCISECFWGCAHRLVHFWGCTSTCEGVGIYLRLQAWLHQEPAQAAVAVTDEPRKPASASGGGLPTFLSHVDSAPEPQRLPAFLTRAVASPAARESSPQRQREPGSPPPSPRGAPPSPPTCWRVAFPPAGTAVGLDFRARVPLLSGLCLDGPSAISGTFLGFDWGLLRSCPGETALPRSLAQSRATSLGCGSLHGPAAVQGRGSGSGVGWGASLSAPGSWALDQDCGGWIIPGPPLFSCHHHMPPPPLAISSLP, translated from the exons ATGCTGCAAGAAGGGACCCAGGCTCCAG GGCCTCTGTCTGGGTGTCCCTGGATGTCGTATCTGTTAAGTCTGCCCCGTACGTGCATTAGCGAGTGCTTCTGGGGCTGTGCCCATCGCCTGGTGCATTTCTGGGGGTGCACCTCTACCTGCGAGGGTGTTGGGATCTACCTCCGCCTGCAGGCGTGGCTGCATCAAG AGCCGGCCCAGGCTGCGGTGGCGGTGACAGATGAGCCTCGGAAGCCCGCTTCAGCCTCTGGAGGGGGGCTCCCTACGTTCCTCTCCCACGTGGACTcggccccagagccccagaggcTCCCGGCTTTCTTAACGCGAGCTGTTGCCTCGCCCGCTGCACGTGAGTCCTCACCCCAGCGGCAGCGAGAACCCGGGtcgcctcctccttcccctcgtggcgcccctcccagccctcctACCTGCTGGCGGGTAGCCTTTCCACCTGCTGGGACAGCTGTCGGCTTGGACTTCAGGGCACGTGTGCCCCTGCTCAGCGGTCTGTGTCTCGACGGTCCCTCTGCCATCTCTGGAACGTTCCTGGGATTTGACTGGGGGCTACTCCGCTCTTGCCCTGGCGAGACCGCCCTGCCCAGGTCCCTGGCTCAGTCCCGGGCCACTTCACTGGGATGTGGATCCCTGCACGGGCCGGCGGCTGTGCAGGGACGGGGTTcggggtcgggggtggggtggggggcttcccTGTCTGCCCCGGGCTCCTGGGCCCTGGACCAGGACTGTGGTGGGTGGATCATTCCAGGGCCTCCGCTCTTCTCTTGCCATCACCAtatgcctccccctccccttgccatctcttcccttccctga
- the LOC112642359 gene encoding uncharacterized protein LOC112642359 isoform X1, translating into MRDTQRGRDTGRGRSRLLWDSILGPRDHVLSQSQMLTYRATQVPRVCLGISACMHRCPFNLCPGVCLLVRPHGCMPAHLCRYPWTWLHALLLALRRASLSARLSSPGPLSGCPWMSYLLSLPRTCISECFWGCAHRLVHFWGCTSTCEGVGIYLRLQAWLHQEPAQAAVAVTDEPRKPASASGGGLPTFLSHVDSAPEPQRLPAFLTRAVASPAARESSPQRQREPGSPPPSPRGAPPSPPTCWRVAFPPAGTAVGLDFRARVPLLSGLCLDGPSAISGTFLGFDWGLLRSCPGETALPRSLAQSRATSLGCGSLHGPAAVQGRGSGSGVGWGASLSAPGSWALDQDCGGWIIPGPPLFSCHHHMPPPPLAISSLP; encoded by the exons atgagagacacacagagaggcagagacacaggcagagggagaagcaggcttttgtgggactcgatcctgggaccccgagatcatgtcctgagccaaagccagatgctcacctaccgagccacccaggtgccccgcgtGTGTCTAGGCATTTCTGCCTGTATGCACAGGTGTCCTTTCAATCTCTGTCCCGGCGTGTGCCTCCTGGTGCGTCCACACGGGTGCATGCCTGCCCACCTCTGTCGGTATCCATGGACGTGGCTCCACGCCCTTCTGTTGGCACTGAGGCGCGCATCACTGTCAGCACGTCTGTCCTCTCCAGGGCCTCTGTCTGGGTGTCCCTGGATGTCGTATCTGTTAAGTCTGCCCCGTACGTGCATTAGCGAGTGCTTCTGGGGCTGTGCCCATCGCCTGGTGCATTTCTGGGGGTGCACCTCTACCTGCGAGGGTGTTGGGATCTACCTCCGCCTGCAGGCGTGGCTGCATCAAG AGCCGGCCCAGGCTGCGGTGGCGGTGACAGATGAGCCTCGGAAGCCCGCTTCAGCCTCTGGAGGGGGGCTCCCTACGTTCCTCTCCCACGTGGACTcggccccagagccccagaggcTCCCGGCTTTCTTAACGCGAGCTGTTGCCTCGCCCGCTGCACGTGAGTCCTCACCCCAGCGGCAGCGAGAACCCGGGtcgcctcctccttcccctcgtggcgcccctcccagccctcctACCTGCTGGCGGGTAGCCTTTCCACCTGCTGGGACAGCTGTCGGCTTGGACTTCAGGGCACGTGTGCCCCTGCTCAGCGGTCTGTGTCTCGACGGTCCCTCTGCCATCTCTGGAACGTTCCTGGGATTTGACTGGGGGCTACTCCGCTCTTGCCCTGGCGAGACCGCCCTGCCCAGGTCCCTGGCTCAGTCCCGGGCCACTTCACTGGGATGTGGATCCCTGCACGGGCCGGCGGCTGTGCAGGGACGGGGTTcggggtcgggggtggggtggggggcttcccTGTCTGCCCCGGGCTCCTGGGCCCTGGACCAGGACTGTGGTGGGTGGATCATTCCAGGGCCTCCGCTCTTCTCTTGCCATCACCAtatgcctccccctccccttgccatctcttcccttccctga